One genomic region from Delphinus delphis chromosome 14, mDelDel1.2, whole genome shotgun sequence encodes:
- the LOC132437378 gene encoding ribosomal protein eL22-like 1, with product MAVRKDKKPKKSTWKFNLDLTHPVEDGIFGSGNFEQFLWEKVKVNGKTGNLGNVVHIECFKNKITVVSEKQFSKRYLKHLPKKYLQKSNLGNLCYWLRVVASDKETYALRYLQISQDEDGSESED from the exons ATGGCGGTGAGGAAAGACAAGAAGCCTAAGAAGTCAACTTGGAAGTTTAATCTGGACCTTACTCATCCAGTAGAAGATGGAATTTTTGGTTCTGGAAATTTTGAACAGTTTCTATGGGAGAAGGTTAAAGTGAATGGAAAAACCGGAAATCTTGGGAATGTCGTTCACATTGAATGTTTCAAGAATAAAATCACAGTTGTTTCTGAGAAACAGTTCTCTAAAAGGTATTTGAAACACCTTCCCAAGAAATACCTTCAAAAGAgcaatcttgg caatctttgTTATTGGCTTCGTGTGGTCGCATCCGACAAGGAGACTTATGCACTTCGTTACTTGCAGATTAGTCAAGATGAAGATGGGTCCGAGTCTGAGGACTAG